A portion of the Corynebacterium heidelbergense genome contains these proteins:
- a CDS encoding NAD(P)-binding domain-containing protein produces MTTSLDNSSDSPVEETTAEQPLSIARPEPRSADQAEAALRDLAQQARREMDVLGHNHDWVPRQPDGAYNVLIIGGGQAGLGAAFALQRHRIGGVKVLEAGPESSIGCWDRYARMHTLRSPKNMKGIELDIPSLHTQRWFEAKYGPEAWAATNLVPRLDWHDYLAWYRKTTGANVDFHTWVSAVHAPTEPEGMFTVTAEQGTTEGQKTTVTYRARRIIFALGLIGGGSTFLPPAVKALPDHVRAHTEDAIDFAALKGKKIVVLGGGASGFDNASAALEAGAGEVEMHVRRSEIPRQNSLRWMEFPGMQEHFFELSDEQKWEFSLFNGGLPQPPTQAAVWRAYAQPNFHLKTNTRWASAEYVEDGSAKPVRITTQDGRVLEADYVISATGYTVDLSLRPELAEFLPDIALWSDEFAPAANGHPLGKCPYLGEGFQFQAKSGADSAAKEYIPRLFHFSTGARASHAVAGNQLSGIYAGLTRLSRRIAGDITRENWPAMFEEFKAFDYEEVGSIGEHRPGVDVPYPQGPRY; encoded by the coding sequence ATGACCACCTCGCTCGACAATTCCTCCGACTCCCCGGTCGAGGAAACCACCGCAGAACAACCCCTGTCCATCGCCCGGCCGGAACCCCGGTCTGCCGACCAGGCGGAAGCCGCGCTTCGCGATCTAGCGCAACAGGCGCGCCGGGAGATGGACGTCCTCGGCCACAATCACGATTGGGTACCCCGGCAGCCGGATGGTGCCTACAACGTCCTCATCATCGGCGGCGGCCAGGCCGGACTCGGCGCGGCCTTCGCCCTGCAGCGCCACCGCATCGGCGGGGTGAAGGTGCTGGAGGCGGGGCCGGAGAGCTCCATCGGCTGCTGGGATCGCTACGCCCGAATGCACACCCTGCGGAGCCCGAAGAACATGAAGGGCATCGAGCTGGATATCCCCTCCCTCCACACGCAGCGGTGGTTCGAGGCCAAGTACGGCCCGGAGGCTTGGGCCGCTACCAACCTGGTGCCCAGGCTGGACTGGCACGACTATCTGGCGTGGTACCGCAAGACCACGGGTGCCAACGTGGACTTTCACACCTGGGTCTCGGCCGTACATGCGCCCACCGAGCCGGAGGGGATGTTCACCGTCACGGCTGAACAGGGCACCACCGAGGGGCAGAAGACCACCGTGACCTACCGGGCTCGGCGAATCATCTTCGCGTTGGGCCTCATCGGCGGGGGCTCCACCTTCCTGCCGCCCGCGGTGAAGGCGCTGCCGGATCACGTGCGAGCGCACACGGAGGATGCCATCGATTTCGCGGCGCTCAAAGGCAAGAAGATCGTCGTCCTCGGCGGGGGAGCGTCCGGTTTCGACAACGCCTCTGCTGCCCTGGAAGCTGGAGCCGGGGAGGTGGAGATGCACGTTCGCCGCAGCGAGATTCCCCGGCAGAACTCCCTGCGATGGATGGAATTCCCCGGCATGCAGGAGCACTTTTTCGAGCTCAGCGACGAGCAGAAGTGGGAGTTCAGCCTGTTCAACGGGGGGCTACCGCAGCCGCCGACACAGGCGGCGGTGTGGCGGGCCTATGCGCAGCCCAATTTTCACCTGAAGACAAACACTCGGTGGGCCAGTGCAGAATACGTTGAAGATGGCTCCGCTAAGCCGGTGCGCATCACCACGCAGGACGGGCGGGTACTGGAGGCCGATTATGTGATCTCGGCGACCGGGTACACCGTGGACCTGTCATTGCGGCCGGAGCTGGCAGAGTTTCTGCCGGATATCGCGCTGTGGTCCGACGAGTTCGCCCCTGCCGCGAATGGCCACCCTCTAGGCAAGTGCCCCTACTTGGGCGAGGGCTTCCAGTTCCAGGCGAAGTCCGGGGCCGATTCCGCTGCCAAGGAGTACATCCCGCGCCTGTTCCACTTCTCCACGGGAGCTCGGGCCTCCCATGCGGTGGCGGGAAATCAGCTCTCCGGCATCTACGCGGGGCTGACCCGCTTGTCCCGCCGCATCGCTGGCGACATCACCCGGGAGAACTGGCCCGCGATGTTCGAGGAGTTTAAGGCCTTCGACTACGAGGAGGTGGGCAGTATCGGAGAGCACCGCCCCGGGGTGGACGTGCCTTATCCGCAGGGGCCGCGCTACTAG
- the allB gene encoding allantoinase AllB, which produces MPASTTVFRAHSAVYEDPATGRTVTGPAEIFVSDGMITQIRSKSCGASPEVDRQGEAPADSALAAQVPPDQTVDVPPTHVLIPGLVDTHVHVNEPGRTEWEGFATVTRAAAAGGVTTLLDMPLNSIPSTTSLKALATKREIAAQKAKITVGFWGGAVPENVGTGELRALWETGRVFGFKCFLLHSGVDEFAPLNRDQLYTAMREIAEFDGLLIVHAEDPGVINETEQAQQEAGGITEVYRTFELSRPDSAETAAIRTVIEAAEATGCRAHILHLSSAQSLPIIRDAKNRGVRITAETCPHYLSLFSEEIHNGATQFKCCPPIRCAENREELWKGLVDGVIDMVVTDHSPCTAELKKFAAAARDMRDHAFSAVASSGNDLGGKGADARGAQGSFGDAWGGVASVQLGLPVVWSQARRRGLDLSSVVGWMCTKPARWAGLPDRGAIRVGARADFAAIAADDAFVVLPECLYHRNKVTAYAQQALAGLVTHTWIAGSLVYRRPQIADDRSDANVFPHPIVPLLSRPEGE; this is translated from the coding sequence ATGCCCGCCTCCACCACCGTTTTCCGCGCCCACTCGGCCGTCTACGAGGATCCCGCCACCGGGCGTACGGTCACTGGCCCGGCGGAAATCTTCGTATCCGATGGGATGATCACCCAGATTCGATCGAAGAGCTGCGGTGCTAGCCCGGAGGTGGACCGGCAAGGGGAGGCTCCGGCGGATTCGGCTTTGGCTGCGCAGGTGCCGCCCGACCAAACCGTGGACGTCCCACCGACACACGTCCTCATCCCAGGCCTGGTGGACACGCACGTGCACGTCAACGAACCCGGACGGACGGAGTGGGAGGGTTTCGCGACCGTCACCCGGGCCGCGGCGGCAGGAGGTGTGACCACGCTGCTGGACATGCCGCTAAATTCCATCCCCTCCACGACAAGCCTGAAGGCCCTCGCGACGAAGCGCGAGATCGCGGCCCAAAAGGCGAAAATCACCGTCGGCTTCTGGGGCGGGGCAGTGCCGGAAAACGTCGGCACCGGCGAGCTGCGCGCGCTATGGGAAACCGGCCGGGTCTTCGGCTTCAAGTGCTTCCTGCTGCATTCCGGCGTGGATGAATTCGCCCCGCTGAACCGCGACCAGCTTTACACTGCCATGCGGGAAATCGCGGAGTTCGATGGGCTGCTTATAGTCCACGCGGAGGACCCGGGCGTCATTAATGAAACAGAGCAGGCCCAACAGGAAGCCGGGGGAATAACAGAGGTCTACCGGACATTCGAGCTTTCCCGCCCCGATTCCGCCGAAACCGCCGCGATCCGCACCGTTATCGAGGCGGCAGAGGCCACCGGCTGCCGTGCCCATATCCTCCACCTGTCCAGCGCGCAGTCCCTGCCGATCATTCGGGACGCCAAGAACCGGGGCGTGCGCATCACCGCGGAAACATGCCCTCACTATCTGTCGCTGTTTAGCGAGGAAATCCACAATGGCGCCACGCAATTCAAATGCTGCCCGCCGATTCGTTGCGCCGAGAATCGAGAGGAATTGTGGAAGGGGCTCGTCGACGGGGTCATCGACATGGTCGTGACCGATCACTCCCCGTGTACCGCGGAGCTCAAGAAGTTTGCCGCCGCGGCCCGCGACATGCGGGATCACGCCTTCAGTGCCGTCGCCAGCAGCGGAAACGACCTCGGGGGAAAGGGCGCGGACGCGCGGGGCGCACAGGGCTCTTTCGGGGACGCCTGGGGCGGGGTAGCCAGCGTCCAACTGGGGTTGCCAGTGGTGTGGTCCCAGGCTCGGCGACGGGGATTAGACCTTTCGTCGGTGGTGGGTTGGATGTGTACTAAGCCAGCGCGCTGGGCGGGCCTGCCGGATCGCGGAGCTATACGCGTCGGCGCGCGGGCCGATTTCGCTGCCATTGCCGCTGACGATGCCTTCGTGGTACTGCCAGAATGCCTGTATCACCGCAACAAAGTCACCGCCTACGCCCAACAGGCCCTGGCGGGGCTGGTCACCCACACCTGGATCGCCGGGTCCCTCGTGTACCGCCGCCCTCAAATAGCAGACGACCGCAGCGATGCGAATGTTTTCCCGCACCCCATTGTCCCGCTATTGTCCCGACCGGAAGGAGAATGA
- a CDS encoding aromatic ring-hydroxylating oxygenase subunit alpha encodes MTTSAAPQFSPVIEPDAPAPPASPGASPAGFASATASATSAAPYAAPNGAAGELPLPRNLTFDPADWQILARYWYPVALSKDVTEGPLGVTLLDKPLVVYRVDGEVVVADDLCPHRGMLLSLGEDQHDGRGIKCPYHGLRFGAQGKCTSIPAHPRNKIPEKMHLRAYGAVERYGLVWTCLARRAGEEEGVAIPPVPHWEDEGFQQINCPYIDVAAFAGRQVEGFLDVAHFAFVHADSFADANNPEVPDYNPVPTPDGFHTDYWSTMANIPHGVHMDVPDDFLWLRHFHLHVPFSASLVVHFPEGARLSMLNAASPVSAKQTRLFDARCRNFDTDQPVEDVYAFNKQIFEEDRAMVEAQKPENLPLDPKLEVHIPADKSSIAYRRALRDIGLSEFFTA; translated from the coding sequence ATGACCACTAGCGCTGCCCCACAGTTCTCCCCCGTCATCGAGCCCGACGCACCAGCACCACCCGCCTCCCCCGGTGCCTCGCCCGCCGGTTTCGCAAGCGCTACGGCCTCCGCCACCTCCGCCGCTCCCTACGCCGCCCCAAACGGCGCGGCCGGGGAACTGCCCCTTCCCCGCAACCTGACCTTCGACCCCGCGGACTGGCAGATCCTCGCCCGGTACTGGTACCCGGTCGCCTTGAGCAAGGACGTCACCGAGGGCCCCCTCGGCGTGACACTGTTGGACAAGCCCCTCGTTGTCTACCGCGTGGACGGGGAGGTAGTGGTCGCCGATGACTTGTGCCCACACCGGGGGATGCTGTTGAGCCTCGGCGAGGACCAACACGACGGCCGCGGCATCAAGTGCCCCTATCACGGGCTGCGGTTCGGAGCGCAGGGCAAGTGCACCTCCATCCCCGCACACCCGCGCAACAAGATCCCGGAGAAGATGCACCTGCGAGCCTATGGCGCGGTGGAGCGCTACGGGCTGGTGTGGACGTGCCTGGCCCGGCGCGCCGGGGAAGAGGAGGGGGTGGCCATTCCCCCGGTGCCCCACTGGGAGGATGAGGGCTTCCAGCAGATTAACTGCCCGTACATCGACGTTGCCGCCTTCGCCGGGCGGCAAGTGGAGGGCTTCTTGGATGTGGCGCACTTCGCCTTCGTCCATGCGGATTCTTTTGCGGACGCCAATAACCCGGAAGTTCCGGATTACAACCCCGTGCCCACACCCGATGGCTTCCACACGGACTACTGGTCCACCATGGCGAACATCCCCCACGGGGTTCACATGGACGTACCCGACGACTTCCTATGGCTGCGTCACTTCCACCTGCACGTTCCTTTCAGCGCCTCCCTGGTGGTCCACTTCCCCGAAGGCGCCCGGCTGTCCATGCTCAACGCGGCCAGCCCAGTCAGCGCCAAACAGACCCGCCTGTTCGACGCCCGTTGCCGCAACTTCGACACGGATCAGCCGGTGGAGGACGTCTACGCCTTCAATAAGCAGATCTTTGAGGAGGATCGGGCCATGGTGGAGGCCCAGAAGCCGGAGAACCTGCCCCTGGATCCGAAGCTGGAGGTGCACATCCCCGCGGATAAGTCCTCCATCGCCTACCGGCGGGCACTGCGGGACATCGGCCTGTCGGAGTTCTTCACCGCATGA
- a CDS encoding NCS1 family nucleobase:cation symporter-1 produces the protein MWIHAAAAVHTPRIFKENPFVSGGAVQHNEVAVPPGADPQLINDDLAPLKQQTWGSYNIFAFWMSDVHSVGGYITAGALFALGLTAWQVLLALLIGITIVYFMCNLVSLPSQRTGTPFPVICRAAFGIQGAKLPAMIRGLIAVAWYGIQTYLASHALVVLLVKIWPDLGPYADKDIHGFLGLSPVGYVAFFALWLAQALVFWRGMEAIRRFIDFCGPAVYVVMMLLAGYMIYKAGWSNISFSLADHQLSGTAAVSAFFVAVATVVSYFSGPMLNFGDISRYGKSQQVVKRGNLLGLPLNFLVFSVLVVVTASATLPVYGKLISDPVETIAQMDNTVAIAFGALTLVIATVGINIVANFIAPAFDFSTIAPKRITWRVGGMIAAVGSVFLTPWNLYNSPQVIHYTLDTLAAFIGPLFGVLIAYFYVINRDPVSVPGLFDSREGAPYKYTNGVNRNAVLATVVAGAVALVMVIVPAAKELSSYTWFIGAILAAVLLIVLEKLAPTQHRLRRGLAADDLGSADRGAAEPAGVL, from the coding sequence ATGTGGATCCACGCGGCCGCTGCGGTCCACACCCCCAGGATCTTTAAGGAGAACCCATTCGTGAGCGGTGGAGCAGTACAACACAACGAGGTAGCGGTTCCGCCCGGCGCGGATCCCCAGCTCATCAACGACGATCTAGCCCCGCTGAAGCAACAGACATGGGGCTCCTACAACATCTTCGCCTTCTGGATGTCCGACGTGCACTCCGTGGGCGGGTACATCACCGCCGGAGCCCTGTTCGCGCTGGGGCTTACCGCTTGGCAGGTGCTGCTGGCCCTGCTCATCGGCATCACCATCGTGTACTTCATGTGCAACCTCGTCTCGCTGCCCTCGCAGCGCACGGGAACCCCCTTCCCGGTCATCTGTCGGGCTGCATTCGGGATACAGGGGGCCAAGCTGCCGGCGATGATTCGGGGGCTCATCGCCGTGGCCTGGTACGGAATTCAGACCTACCTGGCCAGCCACGCTCTCGTCGTGTTGCTGGTGAAGATATGGCCCGATTTGGGCCCCTATGCGGATAAGGACATCCACGGATTCCTCGGATTGTCCCCAGTGGGTTACGTGGCCTTCTTCGCGTTGTGGCTGGCCCAGGCCTTGGTGTTCTGGAGGGGGATGGAGGCCATTCGGCGCTTCATCGACTTCTGCGGGCCGGCTGTGTACGTGGTCATGATGCTGCTGGCCGGTTACATGATCTACAAGGCGGGCTGGTCCAACATCAGTTTCAGCCTTGCGGACCACCAGCTCAGCGGTACCGCGGCCGTCTCCGCATTCTTCGTGGCGGTGGCCACCGTGGTCAGCTACTTCTCCGGCCCGATGCTGAACTTCGGGGACATCTCCCGCTACGGAAAGAGCCAACAGGTGGTCAAGCGGGGCAACCTGCTGGGCCTGCCGCTGAACTTTCTGGTCTTCTCCGTGCTCGTGGTCGTCACGGCCTCCGCGACCCTGCCGGTCTACGGCAAGCTCATTTCGGACCCGGTGGAGACCATTGCGCAGATGGACAACACCGTGGCCATCGCTTTCGGCGCACTGACGCTGGTCATCGCTACCGTCGGCATCAACATCGTGGCCAACTTCATTGCCCCGGCCTTCGACTTCTCCACGATTGCCCCGAAGCGCATCACCTGGCGGGTCGGGGGAATGATCGCCGCCGTTGGCTCCGTTTTCCTCACCCCCTGGAACCTGTACAACTCTCCCCAGGTCATCCACTACACGCTGGATACCCTGGCCGCCTTCATCGGACCCTTGTTCGGCGTGCTCATCGCCTACTTCTACGTCATCAACCGCGATCCGGTCAGTGTCCCCGGGCTCTTCGATTCCCGGGAAGGGGCACCCTACAAATACACCAACGGCGTGAACCGCAACGCTGTGCTGGCCACTGTCGTCGCCGGAGCGGTGGCTCTGGTGATGGTCATCGTGCCCGCGGCCAAGGAGTTGTCCTCCTACACCTGGTTCATTGGCGCCATCCTGGCTGCGGTCCTGCTCATTGTGCTGGAGAAGCTTGCGCCCACCCAGCACCGGCTGCGCCGGGGACTCGCGGCAGATGACCTCGGAAGCGCGGATCGTGGCGCTGCCGAGCCCGCCGGTGTGCTGTAG
- the guaD gene encoding guanine deaminase — MFSAIRGHVVTATREGTVAEFPDGLIVYDATIRALGDYSQIAPQFPDVDIADCRSQLILPGFVDCHVHYPQLRMTASPGHELLGWLENYTFPAEMAFADAEHCQEVAEEFCAQLTANGVTTAAVYATVHPQSVDALFTAAENVGQRVLCGKVCMDRHAPEALLDTAGQAYEQSGELIERWHGKGRLEYAITPRFAPTSSPEQLQLLGRLAHEFPDVAIQTHLSENVAEVEWVAELFPLPDGDRNFGDVHDYTGVYERAGLVRRRSIFGHGLYLSDSELSRLGQARAGIAHCPTSNAFLGSGHFGYRRAAAVPGLEVGLGSDIGAGTSLSPLQTMGGAYAASRLSGAAMDAFELLHAATLGGARALGVAEQTGSLEVGKEADIAVVDPQAGGALLRSRVRHADSLEEVLFALWILGDERVVSRTVTAGRGATRKA; from the coding sequence ATGTTTTCTGCGATCCGGGGCCATGTGGTCACCGCCACCAGAGAGGGGACGGTGGCGGAGTTCCCCGACGGGCTCATTGTGTACGACGCCACCATCCGCGCGCTCGGCGACTATTCGCAGATCGCGCCCCAGTTTCCCGACGTAGACATCGCCGATTGCCGGAGCCAGCTCATCCTCCCCGGGTTCGTCGATTGCCACGTCCACTACCCCCAGCTGCGGATGACGGCTTCCCCCGGCCACGAGCTGCTGGGCTGGTTGGAGAACTACACCTTCCCCGCAGAGATGGCTTTCGCGGATGCGGAACACTGCCAGGAGGTGGCCGAGGAGTTCTGCGCGCAGTTGACGGCGAACGGCGTGACAACGGCCGCCGTCTACGCCACGGTGCATCCCCAGTCTGTCGATGCCCTCTTCACCGCAGCCGAGAATGTCGGCCAGCGGGTGTTGTGCGGCAAGGTGTGTATGGACCGACACGCGCCGGAGGCCCTGCTGGACACCGCCGGGCAGGCATACGAGCAGTCCGGGGAGCTCATCGAGCGCTGGCATGGCAAGGGCCGCTTGGAGTACGCGATCACCCCCCGCTTCGCGCCGACCAGCTCCCCGGAGCAGCTGCAGTTGCTGGGCCGACTTGCCCACGAGTTTCCCGATGTGGCCATCCAGACGCACCTTTCGGAAAACGTGGCGGAGGTGGAGTGGGTCGCCGAATTGTTCCCCCTCCCGGACGGCGACCGGAACTTTGGGGATGTACACGACTACACCGGGGTATACGAGCGCGCCGGGTTGGTGCGGCGCCGCAGCATTTTCGGCCACGGACTGTACCTCAGCGATTCGGAGCTCTCCCGCCTGGGCCAGGCCAGGGCCGGGATAGCGCATTGCCCCACGTCCAACGCCTTCCTGGGCTCCGGTCACTTCGGGTATCGACGGGCTGCGGCGGTGCCGGGCCTGGAGGTGGGACTGGGCTCGGACATCGGGGCTGGCACCAGCTTGTCCCCGCTACAGACCATGGGTGGGGCCTATGCCGCCTCCCGGCTTTCCGGGGCGGCGATGGATGCCTTCGAGCTGCTTCATGCGGCAACCCTGGGGGGTGCCCGCGCCCTGGGCGTGGCCGAGCAGACCGGCAGCCTCGAGGTCGGGAAGGAGGCGGATATCGCCGTTGTGGACCCGCAGGCGGGCGGGGCCCTGTTGCGATCCCGGGTGCGCCACGCAGACAGCTTGGAGGAGGTGCTGTTCGCACTGTGGATTTTGGGAGACGAACGGGTTGTCAGCCGCACGGTGACGGCCGGGCGGGGTGCGACACGTAAAGCGTAG
- the alc gene encoding allantoicase gives MKHVIHKEFQHFPDLANRALAASVVYATDESFAERENLIMPHEPLFDPAEFGNKGKVYDGWETRRRRHEEIGDYDFAIVRLGIPGQIMGVVVDTAWFTGNFPPEVAVWGTCQDDLLTGQELADLPADQWFELVPRTPAQGDHQHLFEVPEGHPARQRRVTHVKLDMIPDGGIARLRVHGRPAPDPRFLAGTIDVAAMENGARVTECSNMFYSSPAQAIGLGRAVNMGGGWENARRRGEGNDHFTVELAAESTLRWVEVDTSYFVFNAPGDIRLTGIAADGTEATLVPTTRVLPDTRHRFLIEDATSTGRFTHVRLDVYPDGGLARLRVWGELTDKGAQDIAARW, from the coding sequence ATGAAGCACGTTATCCATAAGGAATTCCAGCACTTTCCGGATCTCGCGAACCGCGCCCTGGCCGCATCCGTCGTGTACGCGACGGACGAGTCCTTCGCGGAGCGGGAAAACCTCATCATGCCCCACGAGCCGCTCTTCGACCCGGCGGAATTTGGCAACAAGGGCAAGGTCTACGACGGCTGGGAGACCCGCCGGCGCCGCCACGAGGAGATCGGGGACTACGACTTCGCCATCGTGCGCCTGGGCATCCCCGGGCAAATCATGGGCGTAGTTGTGGATACCGCCTGGTTCACCGGCAACTTCCCCCCGGAGGTGGCGGTGTGGGGAACCTGCCAGGATGACCTGCTCACCGGCCAGGAATTGGCGGACCTGCCCGCCGATCAATGGTTCGAGCTGGTCCCCCGGACCCCCGCGCAGGGCGATCACCAGCACCTATTCGAAGTCCCGGAGGGCCACCCCGCCCGGCAGCGGCGCGTCACCCACGTCAAGCTGGACATGATCCCGGACGGCGGCATCGCTCGCCTGCGCGTCCACGGCCGCCCCGCCCCGGACCCCCGGTTCCTGGCTGGCACCATCGACGTCGCCGCGATGGAAAATGGTGCCCGTGTCACGGAGTGTTCGAACATGTTCTACTCCTCCCCGGCCCAGGCCATCGGCCTGGGCCGGGCGGTGAACATGGGCGGCGGCTGGGAGAACGCCCGCCGCCGCGGCGAAGGCAACGACCACTTCACCGTGGAGCTCGCCGCCGAATCCACGCTCCGATGGGTGGAGGTGGACACGAGCTACTTCGTGTTCAACGCCCCCGGCGACATCCGGCTGACCGGCATCGCCGCCGACGGCACCGAAGCCACCCTGGTGCCCACAACGCGGGTGCTGCCGGATACGCGCCACCGTTTCCTTATTGAGGACGCCACCTCCACCGGGCGCTTCACCCACGTCCGATTGGATGTATACCCGGACGGTGGGTTGGCCCGCCTGCGGGTGTGGGGTGAGCTGACCGATAAGGGCGCGCAAGACATCGCCGCGCGCTGGTAA
- a CDS encoding aspartate/glutamate racemase family protein, whose product MRIGIVNVNTSESMTQTILAAARSVAAQGTTVLGLTPAIGPASVENHVEAILSATGVLSAVREYTADPTRTPVDAWILAGYGDQGKEALMELVDVPVVDITEAAAVAAMAIGDRYAVVTTLDRTVPMIRERLAAAGVAARCASVRGTGLGVLELEEDATSTDRAILARADEALAQGAEVICLGCAGMAGRAGELSSRLGAPVVDGVAAAVGQAESLVRQGLGTSRVGTYAPRSPKPLAGFGEFEVE is encoded by the coding sequence ATAAGAATCGGCATCGTCAACGTTAACACCTCCGAGAGCATGACACAGACGATCCTCGCTGCCGCCCGCAGTGTCGCAGCACAGGGCACGACGGTCCTCGGCCTCACCCCCGCCATCGGCCCCGCGAGCGTGGAAAACCATGTGGAGGCCATTCTCTCCGCCACCGGAGTGCTGAGCGCCGTCCGCGAGTACACCGCCGACCCCACCCGCACCCCGGTGGATGCCTGGATCCTCGCAGGCTACGGTGACCAGGGCAAAGAGGCCCTGATGGAGCTCGTGGACGTGCCCGTCGTGGACATCACCGAGGCCGCCGCCGTCGCCGCGATGGCCATTGGGGATCGCTATGCGGTGGTGACCACGTTGGATCGCACGGTGCCGATGATCCGCGAACGCCTGGCCGCCGCTGGGGTTGCGGCCCGATGCGCCTCGGTGCGGGGGACGGGGCTAGGGGTTTTGGAATTGGAGGAGGACGCCACCTCCACCGATCGTGCCATCCTGGCGAGAGCAGATGAGGCACTGGCGCAGGGCGCAGAGGTCATTTGCCTAGGTTGCGCGGGCATGGCCGGGCGCGCAGGGGAGCTGAGCTCTCGTCTGGGGGCACCCGTTGTGGATGGGGTCGCCGCCGCAGTGGGGCAGGCGGAATCGCTGGTCCGGCAGGGGTTGGGGACGTCTCGGGTGGGCACGTATGCCCCGCGATCCCCCAAGCCGCTGGCGGGGTTCGGCGAATTCGAAGTGGAGTAG
- a CDS encoding PDR/VanB family oxidoreductase, translating into MSDTTATPGRAGTNTAAAEQPLLDVLVHSITQASSRILLIELRPLEPAELPAASPGAHIDVHIGPLVRQYSLVEAPGIAGSAQQRYVLGVLREKTSRGGSKAIHEQLRVGHRLQISAPRNHFELVEAPRHVLLAGGVGVTPLAAMARHLGNAEFSLDVYAAQPSDFPLYEYLQGALEHGDAASADHSGRLHWHASSSGDSLRTADHLPRPYTPGAQLYLCGPPGFLDTAKALAAADGWPESSVHVEHFVLKEPLDLTGGSFEVVAASTGQRLPVGEEQTIAEVLLAAGYPVELSCEQGMCGSCILGVKAGIPEHRDVVQSEAEHASNQLINVCCSRSRTPSLTVDV; encoded by the coding sequence ATGAGCGACACCACAGCCACGCCGGGCCGCGCGGGGACGAACACCGCTGCGGCGGAGCAGCCGTTGTTGGATGTGCTGGTCCACTCCATCACCCAAGCTTCCAGCCGGATTCTCCTCATCGAGCTGCGGCCCCTTGAGCCTGCGGAGCTCCCCGCCGCGAGCCCCGGCGCTCATATCGACGTGCACATCGGCCCGCTGGTTCGCCAGTACTCGCTGGTGGAGGCCCCCGGCATCGCGGGATCTGCGCAGCAGCGCTATGTCCTTGGCGTGTTGCGCGAGAAAACCAGCCGCGGCGGCTCCAAGGCCATCCACGAACAGCTCCGGGTGGGCCACCGACTGCAGATCAGTGCGCCCCGCAACCACTTCGAGCTGGTGGAGGCCCCGCGCCACGTCCTACTCGCCGGCGGGGTCGGGGTCACGCCGCTGGCCGCGATGGCCCGCCACCTCGGGAATGCCGAGTTCAGCCTGGACGTGTACGCCGCCCAGCCCTCCGACTTCCCCCTGTACGAATACCTGCAGGGCGCCCTCGAGCACGGGGATGCAGCGTCGGCGGACCACTCGGGGCGGCTGCACTGGCACGCCTCCAGCAGCGGTGATTCCCTGCGCACTGCCGACCACCTCCCCCGGCCCTATACCCCCGGCGCGCAGCTATACCTCTGCGGCCCGCCCGGTTTCCTGGACACCGCCAAGGCCCTCGCGGCGGCCGACGGCTGGCCGGAATCCTCGGTGCACGTGGAGCACTTCGTCTTAAAGGAACCCCTGGATCTCACGGGCGGGAGCTTTGAGGTCGTCGCGGCCTCCACCGGCCAGCGCTTGCCCGTCGGGGAGGAGCAGACCATCGCGGAGGTGCTGCTGGCCGCCGGTTACCCGGTGGAGCTGTCCTGCGAGCAGGGGATGTGCGGTTCCTGCATCCTTGGGGTGAAGGCGGGCATCCCGGAGCACCGGGATGTGGTGCAGTCGGAGGCCGAACATGCCAGCAACCAGCTGATCAACGTGTGTTGCTCGCGCTCCCGCACGCCCAGCCTGACCGTGGACGTGTAA